Proteins co-encoded in one Halorussus lipolyticus genomic window:
- a CDS encoding nucleotide exchange factor GrpE, whose translation MTDEETTEQVRKDADSEADATETADADTEAEEQEDSLGPTSTKLVAEVATQDAELATDLEAHLAELEADKQEAAERADDLESKLKRNRADFKNYKKRAKKRQEQMKERATEDLVENLLDVRDNLKRAVEDDHENVESVREGVEMTLNELDRVFDDENVEEIAPEPGTETDPQRHEVMMQVESDQPEGTVADVYQPGYEMGEKVLRAAQVTVSDGE comes from the coding sequence ATGACCGACGAGGAGACCACCGAGCAGGTGCGGAAGGACGCCGACAGCGAGGCCGACGCCACCGAAACCGCCGACGCCGACACCGAGGCCGAGGAGCAGGAGGACTCGCTCGGCCCGACCAGTACCAAACTCGTCGCCGAGGTCGCAACCCAAGACGCCGAACTCGCCACCGACCTCGAAGCACACCTCGCAGAACTGGAGGCCGACAAGCAGGAGGCCGCCGAGCGCGCCGACGACCTCGAATCCAAACTCAAGCGCAACCGCGCGGACTTCAAGAACTACAAGAAGCGCGCCAAGAAGCGCCAAGAGCAGATGAAAGAGCGCGCGACCGAGGACCTCGTGGAGAATCTCCTCGACGTGCGCGACAACCTCAAGCGCGCCGTCGAGGACGACCACGAAAACGTCGAGAGCGTCCGAGAGGGCGTCGAGATGACGCTCAACGAACTGGACCGCGTGTTCGACGACGAGAACGTCGAGGAAATCGCGCCCGAACCCGGCACCGAGACCGACCCACAGCGCCACGAGGTCATGATGCAAGTCGAGAGCGACCAACCGGAGGGGACCGTGGCCGACGTGTATCAACCCGGCTACGAGATGGGCGAGAAGGTCTTGCGGGCGGCGCAGGTGACTGTCAGCGACGGCGAATAA
- a CDS encoding twin-arginine translocation signal domain-containing protein codes for MQNSELDSGRRSFLKRTSGIAGAGIGIGLLSSTAAAREHDLYIAAASGEPYYHITVTGSFENGDSDIVGRVSADEQISFTYTGYMEKINVQETGEIVIEATNGNNFDGWRKLTLDNVDSTSVDYRVNTADGISDYDKLESGDSKPTKGAGDGTLGSFDTDIYYGRGDFTSARFTLDDIYSTDLTVEYMDNAP; via the coding sequence ATGCAGAACTCGGAATTAGATTCTGGTCGGAGGAGTTTCCTGAAACGAACAAGTGGCATTGCAGGAGCTGGAATCGGAATTGGCCTCCTCTCCTCGACGGCCGCGGCACGCGAACACGACTTGTACATCGCGGCGGCGTCCGGAGAACCCTACTACCACATCACCGTCACCGGTTCGTTCGAGAACGGTGACAGCGATATCGTCGGGCGAGTGAGCGCCGACGAGCAAATCTCGTTCACCTACACGGGGTACATGGAGAAAATAAACGTTCAAGAGACCGGTGAAATAGTCATCGAGGCGACGAATGGGAACAACTTCGATGGTTGGCGGAAGCTGACGCTGGACAACGTGGACTCAACGAGCGTCGATTACCGCGTCAACACCGCCGACGGAATCTCCGACTACGACAAGCTCGAAAGCGGCGACTCGAAGCCGACGAAAGGTGCCGGCGACGGAACCCTCGGCTCGTTCGATACAGACATCTACTACGGTCGCGGGGACTTCACCTCGGCTCGGTTCACGCTGGATGACATCTACAGCACGGACCTGACAGTCGAGTACATGGACAACGCGCCGTAG
- a CDS encoding luciferase family protein encodes MGDQTKREAARLVDRVIEEVAAWPHVNTNEHRFEGREFTLGPREVGHVHRWGIVDVPFTKRLRETLVEDGKTEKHHVVPESGWTTYYIKGEEDVERAIWLLRLSYLYHVNNLKKTPAGAEKFENVDVADELAELEISDDVRAAFERRGLPQ; translated from the coding sequence ATGGGGGACCAGACCAAGCGAGAAGCGGCCCGGCTCGTGGACCGCGTTATCGAGGAGGTCGCGGCGTGGCCGCACGTCAACACCAACGAACACCGGTTCGAGGGCCGGGAGTTCACCCTCGGCCCGCGCGAGGTGGGCCACGTCCACCGCTGGGGCATCGTAGACGTGCCGTTCACCAAGCGCCTGCGAGAGACGCTGGTCGAGGACGGAAAGACCGAGAAACACCACGTCGTCCCCGAGTCGGGGTGGACTACCTACTACATCAAGGGCGAGGAGGACGTGGAGCGGGCGATTTGGCTCCTCCGGCTGTCGTACCTCTACCACGTCAACAACCTGAAGAAGACGCCCGCGGGGGCCGAGAAGTTCGAGAACGTGGACGTGGCCGACGAGTTGGCGGAGTTAGAGATTAGCGACGACGTTCGGGCGGCGTTCGAGCGGCGAGGACTACCACAGTGA
- a CDS encoding DEAD/DEAH box helicase, whose product MPDATLTFEEGTIRVEADPGLSLPHTEADTRSKTRRAPAFRYADLREALDRRGISADDRVLDAPDLPEIASDYELRAYQRDALSAWEEANRRGVPASEASGGSQRLRRWGVLELPTGSGKTVIGLKAIEDLRTATLVVVPTIDLLEQWRRELEAEFGVPVGQLGGGEQTVEALTVSTYDSAYLRADELGDRFGLAIFDEVHHLGGEGYRDIARLLAAPARMGLTATFERPDGAHEVVAELVGGKVYAIDPDELAGEHLAPYDIKRLEVELTDDERRRYEDANEVFTNYLAKSNIQMRSGSDYQELVKRSGSDPEAREALLAKQQAREIMLNSEAKVQALQSILADHRDDRVIVFTAHNDLVYRLSERFLLPALTHQTATAERREILSRFREGEYSRIVTSNVLDEGVDVPDATVAVVLSGSGSEREFTQRLGRVLRPKDDGRPALLYEVVSAETAEERVAERRR is encoded by the coding sequence GTGCCAGACGCGACGCTCACCTTCGAGGAGGGAACCATCCGCGTCGAGGCCGACCCCGGTCTCTCCCTCCCTCACACCGAGGCCGACACCCGGTCGAAGACGCGCCGAGCGCCCGCTTTTCGGTACGCTGACCTGCGCGAGGCCCTCGACCGCCGTGGGATTTCCGCCGACGACAGGGTTCTCGACGCGCCCGACCTTCCCGAAATTGCCTCCGACTACGAACTCCGAGCGTACCAGCGGGACGCGCTGTCGGCGTGGGAGGAGGCGAATCGCCGAGGAGTCCCCGCGAGCGAAGCGAGTGGAGGCTCACAGCGGCTTCGCCGCTGGGGTGTCCTCGAACTCCCCACCGGGAGCGGAAAGACCGTCATCGGCCTGAAGGCCATCGAGGACCTCCGGACCGCGACCCTCGTCGTCGTCCCGACTATCGACCTGCTGGAGCAGTGGCGGCGGGAGTTAGAAGCCGAGTTCGGCGTCCCGGTCGGTCAGTTGGGCGGCGGCGAGCAGACCGTCGAAGCCCTCACCGTCTCGACCTACGACTCGGCGTACCTCCGGGCCGACGAACTGGGCGACCGGTTCGGACTGGCAATCTTCGACGAGGTTCACCACCTCGGCGGCGAGGGCTACCGCGACATCGCCAGACTACTGGCCGCGCCCGCCAGAATGGGCCTGACGGCGACGTTCGAGCGCCCCGACGGTGCCCACGAAGTCGTCGCCGAATTGGTCGGCGGAAAAGTCTACGCCATCGACCCCGACGAACTCGCCGGCGAACACCTCGCGCCCTACGACATCAAGCGCCTCGAAGTCGAACTCACCGACGACGAGCGCCGGCGATACGAAGACGCCAACGAGGTGTTCACGAACTACCTCGCCAAGTCGAATATCCAGATGCGGAGCGGGAGCGACTATCAGGAACTGGTCAAACGCTCCGGGTCCGACCCCGAGGCCCGCGAGGCCCTGCTGGCCAAACAGCAGGCCCGCGAAATCATGCTGAACAGCGAGGCCAAAGTCCAAGCCCTCCAATCCATCCTCGCCGACCACCGCGACGACCGGGTTATCGTCTTCACCGCCCACAACGACCTCGTGTACCGCCTCTCGGAGCGATTTCTTCTCCCCGCCCTCACCCACCAGACCGCCACCGCCGAGCGCAGAGAAATCCTGAGTCGGTTCCGCGAGGGAGAGTACTCCCGCATCGTGACCTCGAACGTGCTGGACGAGGGGGTTGACGTGCCCGACGCCACCGTCGCCGTCGTTCTCTCTGGAAGCGGGAGCGAACGCGAGTTCACTCAGCGCCTCGGCCGGGTCCTCCGCCCGAAAGACGACGGTCGGCCCGCCCTCCTCTACGAAGTCGTCAGCGCCGAAACCGCCGAGGAGCGCGTCGCCGAGCGCAGACGGTGA
- a CDS encoding DUF790 family protein encodes MLTKDLLRVSRAGGGYHPQFAGREHRPLSARVLGTFQGHVGEPRSDLDSALKELEADADHFKLVRGFAKLLDREAVFETEAPVPPERARRTAFEEAEAVGVVSESERAEALRRASDRLAVSPGTVADSLYADLDERQVLAEFDARWSPDELLTQYNLSLAQTALFDATEIRVRTADPKALVSAVKRLRLMYEIHKTEGDGKDLSDREVIVTGPDALFRSTRRYGTRFARLLRTVAKADSWTLSATIDDYGTERTLSLSDDDPVRVPGVEPVAEVTFDSGVEADFAGRFESLGSDWELTREPEPLETGARVMIPDFAFDYRHSDFRVFFEIMGFWTPEYVEKKLSQLETVEDVELLVAVDESLGVGEAIEARDHRAIPYSETVRLKDVRDALRRYEDELVAENAADLPAEIVPEADAISLEALAEERGVSEEAIESRAFPAHERVGRTLVRPGVLDDLADEIEDGMAFSAVEAVLESRAIGDASALLSELGYAVEWEGLSGGTVRKKDDAQSE; translated from the coding sequence ATGCTGACGAAGGACCTGCTTCGCGTCTCTCGGGCCGGCGGGGGTTATCACCCGCAGTTCGCCGGGCGGGAACACCGTCCGCTTTCAGCGCGGGTCCTCGGCACGTTTCAGGGCCACGTCGGCGAACCGCGGTCCGACCTCGACTCCGCGCTGAAGGAGTTGGAGGCCGACGCCGACCACTTCAAACTCGTCCGGGGATTCGCCAAACTGCTGGACCGCGAGGCCGTCTTCGAAACCGAGGCTCCGGTCCCGCCGGAGCGCGCCCGCCGGACCGCCTTCGAGGAGGCCGAGGCGGTCGGCGTGGTCTCGGAGTCCGAGCGCGCCGAGGCCCTCCGGCGAGCGAGCGACCGACTCGCTGTTTCGCCCGGAACAGTCGCCGACTCGCTCTACGCCGATTTGGACGAACGACAGGTCCTCGCCGAGTTCGACGCCAGATGGAGTCCAGACGAACTGCTGACACAATACAACCTCTCACTCGCCCAGACAGCGCTTTTCGATGCGACCGAGATTCGGGTCCGAACTGCTGACCCGAAAGCCCTCGTCTCGGCGGTCAAACGTCTGCGTCTGATGTACGAGATTCACAAGACCGAGGGCGACGGAAAGGACCTCTCGGACCGCGAGGTAATCGTCACCGGCCCCGACGCCCTCTTTCGCTCGACGCGGCGCTACGGGACCCGGTTCGCGCGCCTCCTCCGGACCGTCGCCAAGGCCGACTCGTGGACCCTCTCGGCGACCATCGACGACTACGGTACCGAGCGCACCCTCTCGCTGTCGGACGACGACCCGGTTCGGGTCCCCGGCGTCGAACCGGTCGCGGAGGTGACCTTCGACAGCGGCGTCGAGGCCGACTTCGCCGGCCGGTTCGAGTCGCTGGGGTCGGACTGGGAATTGACCCGCGAACCCGAACCCCTCGAAACCGGCGCGCGGGTCATGATTCCGGACTTCGCGTTCGACTATCGGCACAGCGACTTTCGAGTCTTCTTCGAGATTATGGGGTTCTGGACGCCCGAGTACGTCGAAAAGAAGCTCTCACAGCTCGAAACCGTCGAGGACGTGGAGCTTCTGGTCGCGGTGGACGAGAGTCTGGGCGTCGGCGAGGCCATCGAGGCCCGCGACCACCGGGCGATTCCCTACTCGGAGACGGTTCGGCTCAAGGACGTGCGCGACGCCCTCCGGCGCTACGAGGACGAGTTAGTCGCCGAGAACGCGGCCGACCTGCCCGCCGAAATCGTCCCCGAAGCCGACGCGATTTCGCTGGAAGCCCTCGCCGAGGAGCGCGGCGTCAGCGAGGAGGCAATCGAGAGCAGGGCGTTCCCGGCCCACGAGCGCGTCGGTCGGACCCTCGTCCGTCCCGGCGTGTTAGACGACCTCGCAGACGAAATCGAGGACGGGATGGCCTTCTCCGCCGTCGAGGCGGTCCTCGAATCGCGGGCTATCGGAGACGCTAGCGCCCTCCTCTCGGAGTTGGGCTACGCCGTCGAGTGGGAGGGCCTGAGCGGCGGGACCGTTCGCAAGAAAGACGACGCGCAGTCGGAATAG
- a CDS encoding carboxymuconolactone decarboxylase family protein — translation MTHLDPLPEDETDELEAEFETFEEILGFVPNSLLTMQRKPEIVEGFDYLTQKVMQEADDVDPGFKRLAAHVASHSAGCQYCEAHSLVAADIHGVSQAKLDDLWEYKDSDHYSEKERAGLDFALAAGSVPNEVDDEIMETLKAHWTEDEIVELLAAISLYGFLNRWNDSMATDLEDVPREMGEEFADESWDGGKHVADE, via the coding sequence ATGACACACCTCGACCCGCTTCCCGAGGACGAGACGGACGAACTCGAAGCCGAGTTCGAGACCTTCGAGGAGATTCTTGGCTTCGTGCCCAACAGTCTCCTCACGATGCAACGCAAGCCCGAAATCGTGGAGGGCTTCGACTACCTCACCCAGAAAGTGATGCAGGAGGCCGACGACGTGGACCCCGGATTCAAGCGACTCGCCGCCCACGTGGCAAGCCACAGCGCCGGGTGCCAGTACTGCGAGGCCCACTCGCTCGTCGCCGCCGACATCCACGGCGTGAGCCAAGCCAAGTTAGACGACCTCTGGGAGTACAAGGACAGCGACCACTACTCCGAGAAGGAGCGCGCGGGCCTCGACTTCGCGCTCGCCGCCGGGAGCGTCCCCAACGAGGTGGACGACGAAATCATGGAGACCCTCAAAGCCCACTGGACCGAGGACGAAATCGTGGAACTGCTGGCCGCCATCAGCCTCTACGGCTTCCTGAACCGGTGGAACGACTCGATGGCGACCGACCTCGAAGACGTGCCCCGCGAGATGGGCGAGGAGTTCGCCGACGAAAGCTGGGACGGCGGCAAGCACGTCGCCGACGAGTGA
- a CDS encoding DUF7122 family protein: MSDQTNPTNDGQQFDRLPATADDREVEGRATRKEVLDWWDQRFEIPPETFEEFTFWEKGKGKIWILHGDIASPLRIEALGMKFLRTRQEHWKPTTNAVQRFGREATKNVVEVTREEARRFVRGEDQELDWDGDWGYLVVSHELAGGLEPLGVGLYVHGELRSPVPKGRQRDL; this comes from the coding sequence ATGAGCGACCAGACCAATCCTACGAACGACGGCCAGCAGTTCGACCGCCTGCCCGCGACCGCCGACGACCGCGAGGTCGAGGGCCGGGCCACCCGCAAGGAGGTGCTGGACTGGTGGGACCAGCGATTCGAGATTCCGCCCGAGACCTTCGAGGAGTTCACGTTTTGGGAGAAGGGCAAGGGCAAAATCTGGATTCTCCACGGCGACATCGCCTCGCCGCTCCGCATCGAGGCCCTCGGGATGAAGTTCCTGCGGACCCGCCAAGAGCATTGGAAGCCCACGACAAACGCGGTCCAGCGGTTCGGCCGCGAGGCCACCAAGAACGTCGTGGAAGTCACCCGCGAGGAGGCGCGGCGGTTCGTCCGGGGCGAGGACCAAGAACTCGACTGGGACGGCGACTGGGGCTATCTGGTGGTGAGCCACGAACTCGCCGGGGGCCTCGAACCCCTCGGGGTGGGTCTCTACGTCCACGGCGAACTCCGGAGTCCCGTGCCGAAGGGCCGCCAGCGCGACCTGTAG
- a CDS encoding RsmB/NOP family class I SAM-dependent RNA methyltransferase gives MEKLERYEPLVEEFDAFLEACQRTLPSVVRVNTIKATPERAKAALDEEGVGWTDREWSETVLELDTDNPGSTWASYHGWIHGQEEVSAIPAEVLGPEPGEVVWDACAAPGSKTTQLSALMDDEGLVVANDNNLGRLSALRFNTERLGVTNTAVTNTDSRNFSLKPFDFDAFDKALVDVPCSCEGTIRKNPTALDDWTMDHVRSVAGVQKGILRRAVQATKEGGTVVYSTCTFAPEENEAVLDYVLGEEDCRLVEFDLGLDSRPGVTEFEGEEYDESVRKAKRFYPHHNDTGGFFCAKLEVGE, from the coding sequence ATGGAGAAACTGGAGCGGTACGAACCGCTGGTCGAGGAGTTCGACGCTTTCCTCGAAGCCTGCCAGCGCACGCTTCCCTCGGTCGTCCGGGTCAACACCATCAAGGCGACCCCGGAGCGCGCGAAGGCGGCGCTGGACGAGGAGGGCGTCGGGTGGACCGACCGCGAGTGGTCAGAGACGGTCTTGGAGTTAGACACCGACAATCCCGGAAGCACGTGGGCGTCCTACCACGGGTGGATTCACGGCCAAGAGGAGGTCTCGGCCATCCCGGCCGAGGTCCTCGGGCCGGAACCCGGCGAGGTCGTCTGGGACGCCTGCGCCGCGCCGGGGAGCAAGACCACCCAGCTATCGGCGCTGATGGACGACGAGGGACTGGTCGTGGCCAACGACAACAACCTCGGCAGACTCTCTGCTCTGCGGTTCAACACCGAGCGACTGGGCGTCACCAACACCGCGGTCACCAACACCGACTCGCGGAACTTCTCGCTGAAGCCATTCGATTTCGACGCCTTCGACAAAGCCTTGGTTGACGTACCCTGCTCCTGTGAGGGCACCATCCGGAAGAATCCGACCGCGCTGGACGACTGGACGATGGACCACGTTCGGAGCGTGGCGGGCGTCCAGAAGGGCATCCTCCGGCGGGCCGTGCAGGCCACCAAGGAGGGCGGCACGGTGGTCTACTCGACCTGTACCTTCGCGCCCGAGGAGAACGAGGCCGTTCTCGATTACGTCCTCGGCGAGGAGGACTGCCGACTGGTCGAGTTCGACCTCGGTCTCGATTCGCGGCCCGGCGTCACCGAGTTCGAGGGCGAGGAGTACGACGAGAGCGTCCGGAAGGCCAAGCGGTTCTACCCGCACCACAACGACACCGGCGGGTTCTTCTGCGCGAAACTGGAGGTGGGAGAATGA
- a CDS encoding proteasome assembly chaperone family protein translates to MASVTVVDEDVALDQPTLVEGLPGIGLVGKIATDHLVETFDMTYYASIDCEGLPRISVYEEDSRELRPPVRLYADEERDLVALQSDVPVSASAASEFASCISNWLEAHDATAIYMSGLPDKKEADEIPSLYGVATGDVAGRLDDEDIDSPRDRGAISGPTGALLSEAGARGLDALGLIVESDPQFPDPEAARILIKHGIGPLTGVEVDSSDLVERAEEISEQKEQLAQRMQEAESDESSQAQPLRMFQ, encoded by the coding sequence ATGGCAAGCGTCACAGTCGTTGACGAGGACGTAGCACTCGACCAACCCACGCTAGTCGAGGGACTGCCGGGCATCGGACTGGTCGGGAAGATTGCGACCGACCACCTCGTGGAGACGTTCGACATGACCTACTACGCCAGCATCGACTGCGAGGGCCTGCCTCGGATTTCGGTCTACGAGGAGGACAGCCGTGAACTCCGGCCCCCGGTCCGACTCTACGCTGACGAGGAGCGCGACCTCGTGGCGCTCCAGAGCGACGTGCCGGTCTCGGCGTCGGCGGCCTCCGAGTTCGCCTCGTGTATCAGCAACTGGCTCGAAGCCCACGACGCCACCGCCATCTACATGAGCGGCCTGCCCGACAAGAAAGAGGCCGACGAGATTCCGTCGCTCTACGGCGTGGCGACGGGTGACGTGGCCGGTCGATTGGACGACGAGGACATCGATTCGCCCCGTGACCGCGGCGCGATTAGCGGTCCCACCGGCGCACTGCTGTCCGAGGCCGGGGCGCGGGGCCTCGACGCGCTGGGCCTCATCGTGGAGAGTGACCCGCAGTTCCCCGACCCGGAGGCCGCCCGCATCCTCATCAAACACGGCATCGGCCCGCTGACCGGCGTCGAGGTCGATAGCAGTGACCTCGTGGAACGCGCCGAGGAGATAAGCGAGCAGAAGGAGCAACTCGCCCAGCGCATGCAGGAGGCCGAGTCCGACGAGAGTTCGCAGGCTCAGCCCCTACGTATGTTCCAATGA
- a CDS encoding PH domain-containing protein: MARGLPGVWSTALSILFGASGGYVYFGQTPFPEVLGTPLLLFGAFVFVTGWYIHLVAAPPAPTLRESEEIIDTRHPTQKAPLAKVLLGLPFLVSAGYFLFFTMYPYVYPTVAFAIALYLLSTGLLTYWTNSLTTYYVTTDRVMSSFRLFSLVRKEIPMEKIRAVKESKSPIEAIVGVGNIRVASGGGAGLEVVIRNVDDAITFADEIRKIT, from the coding sequence ATGGCACGAGGACTTCCCGGCGTTTGGAGTACCGCTCTCAGTATCCTGTTCGGCGCAAGCGGCGGATACGTGTATTTCGGACAGACCCCCTTCCCGGAGGTGTTGGGGACACCGCTCCTGTTGTTCGGCGCGTTCGTCTTCGTCACCGGGTGGTACATCCACTTGGTCGCCGCGCCGCCTGCCCCGACGCTTCGGGAAAGCGAGGAGATCATCGACACGCGCCACCCCACGCAGAAAGCCCCGCTCGCAAAAGTACTGTTGGGCCTGCCGTTTCTCGTCTCGGCCGGGTACTTCCTGTTCTTCACGATGTACCCCTACGTCTATCCGACAGTCGCGTTCGCAATCGCGCTCTACCTGCTCTCGACCGGACTGTTGACCTACTGGACCAACTCACTCACGACCTACTACGTCACGACCGACCGGGTGATGAGTTCCTTCCGGCTATTTTCGCTCGTCCGGAAGGAGATTCCGATGGAGAAGATTCGCGCCGTGAAAGAGAGCAAATCGCCCATCGAGGCGATAGTCGGCGTCGGCAACATCCGGGTCGCCAGTGGTGGCGGTGCCGGACTCGAAGTCGTGATTCGGAACGTGGACGACGCGATAACGTTCGCCGACGAGATTCGCAAGATTACCTAG
- a CDS encoding PQQ-binding-like beta-propeller repeat protein yields the protein MQRFDPANTGHNPNGTPLKGDVGILAKVDAPVFPTEDYLLSDGTAYIHTDDNEIGAVDVETGEVQWMTETLSSLTIPEFFNGDHLVARSIDEAGYVFDRASGSVASEPTFGRGTGLGYDGQNRWFAPRADGTLTAGEIGSDEPLWETPLGGIGLLPAVSNQRVYVATIHDTDFDELQYETPTEMDAEGRLYALDASDGSVVWEVSRERFGIEPPAVHDGTVYWTGTDGNLVAYDAGTGEKQWEFSTDRSFHTPPAVADGTVVAGNDAGRIYALDSESGDEIGAVQTDGRVRGGPVVVDDVVYCGSDDNTVYAIGLGSGETLWEFKTGDSIRALSAGQNRVLVGTHSGMYVLGPRSQIPAEDAASRETKSDGRGPAESDQQRGFLTNDADSSLAFLEDPVTLTWAGIGVSIAGIVIQLLGRQT from the coding sequence ATGCAACGATTCGACCCGGCGAACACCGGCCACAATCCGAACGGAACCCCGTTGAAAGGCGACGTCGGGATACTCGCCAAAGTAGACGCCCCCGTCTTTCCGACCGAGGACTACCTGCTGTCCGATGGCACCGCCTACATCCACACGGACGACAACGAAATCGGCGCAGTCGATGTCGAGACGGGCGAGGTTCAGTGGATGACCGAGACGCTAAGTTCGCTCACTATCCCCGAGTTCTTCAACGGCGACCACCTCGTCGCTCGGTCGATAGACGAGGCCGGATACGTGTTCGACCGGGCGTCGGGGAGCGTCGCCTCCGAACCGACGTTCGGGCGGGGGACCGGCCTCGGTTACGACGGTCAGAACCGGTGGTTCGCCCCGCGGGCCGACGGGACGCTCACTGCGGGCGAAATCGGTTCCGACGAACCACTGTGGGAAACCCCGCTCGGTGGCATCGGACTCCTGCCCGCCGTTTCGAACCAGCGCGTCTACGTGGCGACGATTCACGACACCGACTTCGACGAACTACAGTACGAAACGCCGACCGAGATGGACGCCGAAGGTCGATTGTACGCACTCGACGCTTCGGACGGGTCCGTCGTCTGGGAAGTCTCCCGCGAGCGATTCGGCATCGAACCGCCCGCAGTACACGACGGGACCGTCTACTGGACGGGGACGGACGGGAACCTCGTCGCCTACGACGCCGGAACCGGTGAAAAGCAGTGGGAGTTCAGCACGGACCGCAGTTTCCACACTCCGCCAGCAGTCGCCGACGGAACGGTCGTCGCGGGGAACGACGCCGGACGGATATACGCACTCGACTCCGAATCGGGTGACGAAATCGGGGCAGTACAAACCGACGGACGGGTTCGCGGCGGCCCCGTCGTGGTGGACGACGTGGTCTACTGCGGTAGTGACGACAACACCGTGTACGCGATAGGACTCGGTTCCGGCGAGACGCTGTGGGAGTTCAAGACCGGGGACTCGATTCGTGCCCTGAGCGCCGGGCAGAATCGAGTTCTCGTCGGCACCCACTCCGGCATGTACGTCCTCGGCCCGCGGAGCCAAATTCCGGCCGAAGACGCCGCGAGCAGAGAGACCAAGAGCGACGGGCGCGGCCCAGCAGAGTCGGACCAGCAACGTGGGTTCCTGACGAACGACGCCGATTCGTCGTTGGCGTTCCTCGAAGACCCCGTGACGCTCACGTGGGCGGGCATCGGCGTCTCGATTGCTGGAATCGTCATCCAACTACTCGGACGGCAAACCTGA